TATCTTTGGGCCGTATGATACGATGCCGTACTGGATCATTTTGAATTTGCCATTGACTTGATTTTCCACCATTAGAGGTCCACCGGAGTCTCCATTACAAGAATCTTTACCTAACTCACCGGCGCAGAACTGGTTAGGTGTCGTTTCTggatttctaaaaatatatcatatgttTTTACTAAACATCTTTAGCGTTCCAATAAGATTTGTTTGTCGTCACTTTTTGTCTGACATATCACTAAATCAAATTATACCAGCCTGGGACCGGTTTCATtcaatgtataatatgtaactGGAATAACGATTAGGTTTTTATGAACATCTTCGGGTGTTTGCAAATAAAGGTAGggaaatataaaacatgtacattttatataataataatattattaagtaataatacgCTATTATTTTACCCATTATTTACaatcatacatataatataatatgtcattattttaattaaaaattggttTTTGTTTAGATATGTGTTAAATCTATGCAGATTAAATGAAAGAGAATGAATATGTTAATTCTAAGAACTCGTTGAAAGGTAACTTTAGTTAtcacttaaaagaaaaatatcgtatCGCCTTACTGTTCATAGCAAGCAGAAGTTGGTAGTATTGGTATGTCGACCTTCCGAAGCGGGAAGGATTTAGTGCCGTCTTCAGTTGTACCCCAGCCCGCAATAGTCCCTACTTTACCAACGAGAGTTACATTCCTTAGCTTGCTTAACACAGGCAGACAAATCGGTGCAACattttctaaagaaaaaaacatcaatttaaAAGACACACCAGAAAACAAtaaagaagtttttatttattatattggaatCTCATATAAGcaggttattttatttagatccACTCACTGTGTCCAAAATCAATTGGTTCCTTAAGTCGAAGCAATGCAATGTCGTTCTTTGACGGCATACGTTGATACTCTTTATGGGGTATACTTTCTTCAATTTCTATATCCTGTTGCAAAGGtttagtacatattatattaagtgcTTATTTTGGTTATAAGTTTTGTAACCagttttttatctaatttattattgattgtttAAGCAACGCTAACCTGAAGGTGAGCCTCGCAGATGTAATTAGGATATTCTCCTTGGCAATCTTCTTTCGAACTGAGATCTAATTCGCCGATACGAACTTTATAGAGCTTTTTCTTGACAACGCAGTGGGCAGCCGTCAGAATGTATCGGGAATTAATAATAGTCCCTCCACATTTAAAATAGAGGTCGTtgttaactaaaattataaaaaaaaaacaaatggaaaaaaaatattacaagtgtaagtgtattttagaaatttatttaagacGGATAGTAGATAGCAAACATAGTATTAAGtgatagttatattattttaaatcaaattgaaaTCTTCCTCGTCAAACGAAAACACCAAAAGCAGTATTATTGTCAGAGTTTGGTGGTTGGATTATTAATACAGATGTTTGctttagaaaatttaataaatgtgtttAAAAGATGTCAAACTACTAAATACAAGAAGTTTACATATAAACCTGATCTTAGGCGTGTTTTGTGCGCAATGAGGGCCATCCACGGGAATTCGTAAAGGCTTGCAACGGTTCCCCCGATGATACGTTCCCCGTAAATTTTACCACATTCTTCTGGTAAAAGTGGAAGATTCGCGTGTTCTTCTATTGAGTCTTTTAGAGTCATAGATTCCGGAACTCCAGATCGATCATCAGTCAAAGTGTAATCAGAGCAGCATACCTGTTTTAATTAGAACATAAACATTCCTACATAGATATACTCCTTAGTTCTATTTGTTGCTAATTCAACGCAAAAAAATTAACGGTAAAAGTAAATTCTGGAGCTCGTCCAAGTCGAAACATTTGCTTAAatcggaaaataatatttatactattgcaatattattattgtataaaaagtgttttttgtaCGAATAAATAGGAcgattaatgatattttaacgAATCCAAGGAAATGTTCTGTTTCATCACAGATTATAGTTTTCGGTTGGTTCTCaacaaaaataatgtcaatGCATGATTATAAGACAGACTTACTTTAGGCATCCTGCTTCCATTTACAATTTCGACACCGCAAATCGACGACTTTAATTTTGTAGACTTTGTTTCATCATCATTAGTAATCGCTGCAAACTGTATAGCTTCAGGACACGCGCGATACAATTTGCAGTCACTACATTGTTCTGAGAATTGattgtttcaattaatattatttaaaccgCAAATACTTAgttgttatatatacaatataacaaagcaaatattttattacaattctttcttatatattataattctttaaatcTTTGTGTTACTTTAATTATTCTGTTGAATTAAGATAGTAAGGAAGCATGTTCATAAAGGTATATACGCTTATAATACGTAATATAAGTTTACTTGAGTGTTAATAAGAAGTCTTCGATCAACAATACctattacaataaattgttaatcgaagtaagaaatataataatagattcaTAATTAGGCTTAGGTAACTAAGAATTTTGCGTTTTATTAGTATATCGATA
The Nymphalis io chromosome 19, ilAglIoxx1.1, whole genome shotgun sequence DNA segment above includes these coding regions:
- the LOC126775993 gene encoding melanization protease 1-like — translated: MWLAKIVFFVSVLYECNGYIKQCSDCKLYRACPEAIQFAAITNDDETKSTKLKSSICGVEIVNGSRMPKVCCSDYTLTDDRSGVPESMTLKDSIEEHANLPLLPEECGKIYGERIIGGTVASLYEFPWMALIAHKTRLRSVNNDLYFKCGGTIINSRYILTAAHCVVKKKLYKVRIGELDLSSKEDCQGEYPNYICEAHLQDIEIEESIPHKEYQRMPSKNDIALLRLKEPIDFGHKNVAPICLPVLSKLRNVTLVGKVGTIAGWGTTEDGTKSFPLRKVDIPILPTSACYEQNPETTPNQFCAGELGKDSCNGDSGGPLMVENQVNGKFKMIQYGIVSYGPKICGSAAPGVYTNLVSYMDWILSNMRP